GTCAAAAACAGAAATTATTGCAGTAGGTTCTGAATTGCTTCTTGGGCAAATCGTTAACTCTAATGCCCAGTTTTTATCTCAGCAGCTGGCTGAAAATGGTCTTAATGTCTATTATCACACGGTTGTAGGTGATAATCCTTCAAGGCTTGAGCAGGCAGTAAAGATTGCCAAAGAGCGTTCGAACATTATCATTTTCACAGGCGGCCTTGGACCTACTAAAGATGATCTAACTAAAGAAACAATCGCAAATATTCTGGGCAAGAAGCTTGTGATTGATGAAGAAGCCCTTCGCAGCATTGAAGACTATTTTGTCAAAGTAAAAAGAAGCATGTCTGAAAATAATAAAAAACAAGCTCTGGTCATTGAGGATTCTCACGTCTTAAAAAATGAGCAGGGAATGGCGCCTGGAATGGCAATAGATGCGGATGAGCGAATTTATATGCTGCTTCCTGGCCCGCCAAGCGAAATGAAACCTATGTTTATGAAATTCGGGCTCCCATACTTTAGAGAGAAGCTTGGCCAGAATGACAAAATCATTTCGAGGGTTCTTCGATACTTTGGCATAGGCGAATCGCAGCTTGAGACAGATATTCAGGATTTGATCGATGCGCAAACCAATCCAACGATTGCACCTCTTGCGGGTGACGGGGAAGTAACGCTCAGATTGACTGCGCGCCATCAAAATGAATCTGAAGCTGTCCGCCTGATTAATGAAATGGAGAAGACAATAAACAGCAGAGTGGGGACTTTTTTCTACGGTTATGACCAGACAACTCTCGCTGATGAATTACTCAGACATCTCAGACAAAGAGACATGACAATTTCAGCTGCAGAGAGTTTAACCGGAGGCCTTTTTTCAGATCAGCTGACAGCAGTTAAAGGAACATCTGATGTTTTTAAAGGTACAATTGTCTGCTACACTAATGAAGTAAAGCAATCCATATTAAACGTATCTGAAGAAACACTTGATCAGCATGGGGCTGTCAGTGAACAATGTGCCAAAGAAATGGCTGAACAAATCAGGAAGCTTGCAAATAGTGATATCGGAATCAGCTTTACCGGCATCGCAGGGGAAGATCCTGTTGAAGGGAAAAAACCTGGAACCGTCTATATCGGGCTGGCATTTAAAGATCAGCCGGTAAGAACCGTTCTCCTTCATCTTGCAGGCAGCCGCAACGGCATTCGCAGACGTACAGTGAAATACGGCTGTTACTTGATTATTAAAGCATTAATGGAAAATACAGCAGAATAAGCTGTATTTTTCTTTTTTACTAGATCATCCGCGTTTCTAAAATCAGGAAAAAAGGTAATTTAGTATTTTAGCTGATTAAGAGGCATAAATTTCTTATTTTCATAAAGAGAAAAGAGAATTTTCAGTCTGTTATTACGTTTGAAAAAACCGAATAAATGTTCGTTTTTTACTTGTCAAACGTTCGAATAAAAGGTATATTATTAATAGGTTGATAACTAAAGGAGGAAACTCAGTGAGCGATCGTCAAGCTGCCTTAGATATGGCACTGAAACAAATAGAAAAGCAATTTGGTAAAGGTTCAATTATGAAACTCGGTGAACAGACTGACCGGAAGATCTCTACATCTCCAAGCGGTTCACTTGCACTTGATACAGCACTTGGTGTTGGCGGATATCCGCGTGGAAGAATTATAGAAATATATGGACCTGAGAGCTCAGGTAAAACGACAGTTGCCCTTCATGCGATAGCAGAAGTACAGCAAAAGGGAGGACAGGCTGCGTTTATAGATGCAGAACATGCCCTTGACCCTGTATATGCTCAAAAGCTTGGTGTAAATATAGATGAACTTCTTCTCTCACAGCCGGATACAGGAGAGCAGGCGCTTGAAATTGCTGAAGCGCTGGTTCGAAGCGGAG
The window above is part of the Metabacillus dongyingensis genome. Proteins encoded here:
- a CDS encoding competence/damage-inducible protein A, which produces MTSKTEIIAVGSELLLGQIVNSNAQFLSQQLAENGLNVYYHTVVGDNPSRLEQAVKIAKERSNIIIFTGGLGPTKDDLTKETIANILGKKLVIDEEALRSIEDYFVKVKRSMSENNKKQALVIEDSHVLKNEQGMAPGMAIDADERIYMLLPGPPSEMKPMFMKFGLPYFREKLGQNDKIISRVLRYFGIGESQLETDIQDLIDAQTNPTIAPLAGDGEVTLRLTARHQNESEAVRLINEMEKTINSRVGTFFYGYDQTTLADELLRHLRQRDMTISAAESLTGGLFSDQLTAVKGTSDVFKGTIVCYTNEVKQSILNVSEETLDQHGAVSEQCAKEMAEQIRKLANSDIGISFTGIAGEDPVEGKKPGTVYIGLAFKDQPVRTVLLHLAGSRNGIRRRTVKYGCYLIIKALMENTAE